tacagagcataccagtctaagaggaattcaaagtttatttgatgaaaatcgggtttggaaagactgaaacatccaaaaacaaagtataacaatgcgatcgtaaaaaagtgtgggtcccacactttattagaatcactttgttttggatatctcagccatttcaaaaccaattttcatcaaattaatgttgaattcctcatagaattacatgccctttcacATTTCACGagacgtttctcattatctcacaaaaaaatgttagaaacctgaaactaCCGTTTTcataggtctcaaccaaaactatagatCCCTTTAAAACTTAAGTCATAACACAGTGCCATCAGCAATGTCTAAAGTTACATAACAAGGGTACACTATTCTAGTTACTACAAAATTCATGTGGACTTTGAAATCTTtaaatttctcttctttttttttcttttttctattttgttttttttttggaggggagCGCTAGGGATTTTGAGGAGTCAAACACAACACTATAAGTTGTACTGGAGTGGTACATGTTTCAattctacagtgtatgatgtcagaGTCTAAGACACAGAAACAAACACCCCTCAAGATTCAGACATTGCACTTTTTACACTGTACTGTGATCAGCTCAATCAATTTAAACCAAATCTGATGAACCCTTTGGCACTTGTGCTAAACTTGTACCCGTCACATTATTCACACTCTCAGAAGAAGTTTTAGAAGTTGATTTTGGCCTCTTTCCAGCAAACTGTGTGACCTTTTTATACTAAGTGGACATATTTGTGCAGGGATTTACAGTAGCTAgttgcaaacaaacaacaaccaaaaacaattAATAGCAATACAAGCCACTGCACTGGCAAGCTACGCCATAATGTTTTTGCAAATACACGTACACAGTTGTACAATTAAAACTAAAAGTGATGAGCACTGATGTCATGATGGAGAGAACTGAAATTACAGATTTTGTACCTCAAGTGAGGAGCCAATTACAAGAACAGCATCGCTTTCATCTACTTTCTGGAAGACAAACTCTTTGATTTCTGGGTCAACATTATCACCAAAGAAGACGAGATGTGGCTTCAGAAGTCCCCCGCAGCTTGTGCAAGCAGGGACTCTGAAGTTTGCTACAAGTTCGTCTGGCAGTAGCACATCTCCATCCGGTGCAATGTTGTGTTTTTGGTCCCCGTGAAAGGCCGGGTTCATGGCATTCATCCTCTCCTGTAGCTCATCCCTGCTGGTTAGGGTTTTGCAGTTCATGCAAACGATGCGGTGGGTGCATCCATGCAGTTCCGTCAGCTTACGGCTCCCCGCCTTCGTGTGCAAGGCGTCCACATTTTGCGTCACCAGCCAGTGTAATTTGCCCTTTTCCTCCCAAGATGCAAGTGTCATGTGAGACTGGTTGGGCCTGAACGATCTAAACTGTGGCCAGCCCACAAAATTTCTGGCCCAGTAGCGCTGCCGCCTTGCTGCAGAGTGGATGAAATCGTGATACTGGATAGGTCTGCTACCACTTCGCGCATACAGTCCCACACCATCAGATCGGTAATCTGGTATGCCCGATTCAGTAGAAATTCCTGCACCTGTTAATACCAGTAACTTCTGGGCATGATGGACAAAAGTTTGAAGTTGCTCAAGTGAGTCACGTTGAACTGGTTGACTTTTCGGCACAAACTGTGACCATGGTGACTGCGAAATCAGCCTCTTTTGCAGAGTTTGATTACAATGAAGGCAACATTTTACGATTCTGCCGTCCAAACTAGTAGTTAGAATAGTTCTCACTCTTTTGGGAACAGAGCTAACAAGATGCAGCGTTATGCCTATGCCGGCTGATAAGCACTGTGATTTGGGGCTCCAGTATAATGACTGCATGATATCTTCCCGTCGTGACACTCAACTCAGCACAACTTTGCTGGTGTCCAGTTTTATTCGCCTGCTTGTGGTGCATATGGACAAGCTCAATTCATGAGTTAGTATAGAGGCATAGAGAATCATTCCACAAATGTTCTATTCAGCCATTGACCATGTTGACTGCCACTGACTGTCGTACGTTGAAATCAATCTCAGTTCGGAATAGGCGTCTAACATGAAACGCGTTAGATCTATGCCAGAATAACTGATGTtgactagatctagatctagacgTAGAACCATCTACTCCGACAGGAGTTAAGGACAAACAGGGGTGGGTCCGTCGGATGAAGATCCCGTTCTAACAATTGTAGTTCACTTTCGAGAAAAAGAAGACGATTCTCATTCTAGACCATGAAGATATTTGGCTGATGTTACTCACAGAAACAGGACGCCTCTCGCCACTCATGAACTCAGTGAGTATTTTTTGCGACGGCCGCGTGGTTACTAATGCAATGGTTAGGTAACTCGTAACTCCTCCCGCATGCAGCCCGCTTCTTCAACCCGCGAAAAGATGAAAGTGCTGATCGAAGCTATGTCGATGTCGCAACGTCTACCACACGAAATCCGTCCACCGCTTTCGGCAGGCGCGGCGTGGCAGTCTGGCTGGCTGgcaaatatataaacaaacaaacacggggtgggtgggggtggggggggggggcggtggagAGACAGGGGATATCTATGGAGTGCGAATTGTGTAAACATTGAAAAGCAAACTAGAATACAAAATATGCCTGTGTAAAAGTATTGATGACGCCAAAGAAAAGATACCGACGTATACAATTTGCTTTAAGCCTATGCCCATCGTGAAGTAGCGCTCATACCCATCAATAATACtataccatgtacatgtaccatgatTTTCGTAAATACAAGGCCGGCGGAGCGTTCCAAAAGTGGGGGCCGCGGGCAGGGGGGCCATACACTTTCGGGTTTCATGAGCTTTTCTGTATAtagtcagctgaagaaacccggaagtggaagcggagagatgattttttttttctaattgcttgacaagcacaaaaaaaaaagggggggttaATTCAgcggaaaaacataaccttaccgcgctcacacttcaagatctctatttctttttatagtgCTATTTTCGGGTGGGGGCCCAAAAAAGTGATGACaacttatgtattcctttgtatatTATAAGGTGCACAAAATTAGGGGGGCAGAacccctccttccccccccccctcccccggttccgccggccatgaaTGTGCGACTGATCAACAACGCTGCCACGCGCTGAGTTTACAAGTAGGATGGTAGATCCAATTACCGGACGCTTTTTttcgtggctttgaattccgtactcagaggatgatatttcggctaaaaataacatcacttaTTGACAGATtcctggaaattacgaattcagccaactTATGCCAATTGTTCGctccagtttttagaaaatatgcttcaaacatacccctctaaaaaaagttgtctttttgcgcggtgcaaaatcgcattatattaccggacacgattttcgcaatgaaataATCAACATCTTTCGCACCTAgtccttgcaccagaatcacaatttatCCCACAAATCACCGTACACATTCTCAACGAGCGGATGGCAAAGAAAAAATCGGCgaatgaggctcaaatttcgtattttacggtaaaatatctgtcttgaacatttcgaacagttcacgCAATAAAACCTTGTGAGAAATCGACAACTGGCAGgtccggtcccactggccgatgAACACAaaacgtatgcagaaaggacacagcggacgagcaaaatttcgggcatggctccatccgctttcatccgctccagaaattgacagaaTTGGCGAAAATTTGCGAAAACAGAACGGAAaaagaacggacgtgggtagtatgtagcggggatgttaaacggatgttcatcggaatcctagcggatgaaagcggatggaaggggatggcagctccgaaggggtaaccggagataattgcgaaacggacgcatagcggaaagagcggatgcagagcggatgaagCGGATGCATCACGTACGCCTAACAGAAACAAATGCTTTGTCCATTCTAAatactttatatacgagatatgcttacatcctttctatttccgtgctattaacgatgtatagacgttccatgtaccatatctttcctccctctttccgttttcacctgcagcggatgtgagttgcgaggatgcagagaggatacagcggacgtttaaaggcataatttatgccatttgcagatgaaacagaaacccagcattagagctttaaaatagttctaaaatgtgagttagggatagaaacaaatactgtgaaaatttgaatccgtataatcgatgttaagtgttgttaaatacacaaaatgtgaacaatagttacaataagaATGCATGCTTCCAGaccaaaccgtctacagttatggtttattcagaaaaatgctgatatctccttatattatTTTAGTCTTTATTGTAAacatttatatggtaggatgttttatgatacaacaaacctatgtacacatatgcaacaaatgtgatatcttgaacatttttgaaatcactgctcccaatggtaaactggacctttaagggaTGATAACggaccaacggcgtaaatccatactgaggagtgggggggatgatcggcgatagtcaccatcaccacgattacaagcccataaccgaaccggcgaagccttgagggggacgggggtgagagaagcttggtaacccccccccctccccccccccccccacacacacacacactttacagggatcggatgtctcaatcttttgcatgaaatataaagtgggaggagagtgatatatttctgacaaactgttacaagcgagcttgaaaatgttgacattttacagtcccaaaactgcagtttgtgactgtattttgtccgctttggaaattaagggggggggggggcaaccgggtgaaactgccggcaattactgacagcaacatcaagacaATGGCATAAcaaattaaatgcgagcgagcgaagcgagcgagcttgaaaattttgacattttacagtaaaaaaaacctcccgttttgggctgtattttttcgctttggaaattaaggggggtgcacagggcgcaactgctggcagttcgtactggcagcaacatcaggagaatggcataacgattaaatgcgagcgagcgaagcgagtgagcttgaaaattttgacatattacagtcccaaaactgccgtttgtagctttatttttagctttggaaattaagggggagcaccgggcgaaaactgctggcaattactggcagcaacatcaggagaatggcataatgattgagcgagtgagcggagcgagcgagcttcaaaattttgccttattacagtccccaaactgtcgtttgtagctttatttttagctttggaaattaaggggggcaccgggtgaaactgctggcaattactgacagcaacatcaagagaatggcataacaataaaatgcgagcgagcaaagcgagcgagcttgaaaattttggcattttacagtaaaaaaactgccgttttgggctgtattttttcgctttggaaattaagggggcgcacagggcgcaactgctggcagttcgtactggcagcaacatcaggagaatggcataacgattaaatgcgagcgagcgaagcgagtgagcttgaaaattttgacattttacagtcccccaaactgtcgtttgtggctgtatttttttcgctttggaaattaaggggaagcaccgggcgaaaactgctggcaattactggcagcaacatcaggagaatagcaaactgattaaatgcgagcgagcgaagcgagcgagcttcaaaattttgacttattacagtcccaaaactgccgtttgtagctatatttttcgctttggaaattaaggggggagcaccgggcgaaaactgctggcaataactggcagcaacatcaggagaatggcatagtatgattaaatgcgagcgagcgaagcgagcgagcttcaaaattttgacatattacagtcccaaaactgccgtttgtagctatatttttcgctttggaaattaaggggggggggagcaccgggcgaaaactgctggcaataactggcagcaacatcaggagaatggcataatgattaaatgcgagtgtgtgaagcgagcttcaaaattttgacatcttacagtcccaaaactgccgtttgtagctttgtttttcgctgtggagattaagggggagcaccgggcgaaaactgctggcaatttactggcagcaacatcaagagaatggcataacaataaaatggagcgagcgaagcgagcgagcttgaaaattttggcattttacagtaaaaaaactgccgttttgggctgtattttttcgctttggaaattaagggggcgcacagggcgcaactgctggcagttcgtactggcagcaatatcaggagaatggcataacgattaaatgcgagcgagcgaagcgagtgagcttgaaaattttgacattttacagtcccccaaactgtcgtttgtggctgtattttttcgcttaggaaattaaggggacgcaccgggcgaaaactgctggcaattactggcagcaacatcaggagaatggcatactgattaaatgcgagcgagcgaagcgagcgagcttcaaaattttgacttattacagtcccaaaactgccgtttgtagctatatttttcgctttggaaattaagggggggggagcaccgggcgaaaactgctggcaataactggcagcaacatcaggagaatggcataatgattaaatgcgagtgagtgaagcgagcttcaaaattttgacatcttacagtccaaaaactgccgtttgtagctatgtttttcgctgtggagattagaggggagcaccgggcgaaaactgctggcaatttactggcagcaacatcatgagaatggcataatgattaaatgcgagtgtgcgaagcgagcgagcttgaaaattttgacatcttacagtccccaaaactgccatttgtagctatatttttcgctttggaaattaaaggggacgcaccgggcacaactgctgtcaatcactggcagcaacatcaggagaatgccatagcgattaaatgcgagcgagcggagcaagcgagccttaaaattttgacattttgcaatcccagaaaatgtcgtttgtagctgtattttttcgctttggaaattaaggggaggcacaccgggcgaaaactgctggcaattactggcagcaacatcagaagaatggcataatgattaaatccgagcgagcggagcgagcgagattcaaaatttcgacttattacagtcccaaaactgccgtttgtagctttatttttagctttggaaactaagggggagcaccgggcgaaaactgctggcaatttatggcagcaacatcatgagaatggcataatgattaaatgcgagtgtgcgaagcgagcgagcttgaaaaattttgacatcttacagtccccaaaactgccatttgtagctatattttttgctttggagattagggggggggcgcaccgggcgcaactgctgtcaatcactggtagcaacatcaggggaatggcttagcgcttaaatgcgagcgagcggagcgagcgagctttaaaattttgacattttacaccccaaaaactgccgtttttagctatatttttgcgatttggtttgtcccacttttatgggggaaccatccccccccccatcgacgcctctgcatatgagggagcttttgttaagtgaaagatatgctgcacactctttgacaaattagggaaatatacgtcaatctcaacagtgtacttatcgaaagggatccagtatagcggagcttttgcatgtttatgattgcaattcaacgatttggtgcatagttctggcggtatttggactataattccattaagaaagttcgaaatttgtcctcatctcggaaattgcttgggggataaatgatttgcctgcctaaacactttcgtaggggcggggcaaatgccctttgccccccccccccccccccgagatattttcgacgcccctgatcttccctatgggtatacccatagatgtatcttgactgaattatcagtcattgtcgttcctcatgaatgattcaggaagGGTTTaatatggcaatatagttttgttattgtttgtttgtttgttttcgtacatattttgcagatggtcccaagttactctcgtcttagcatgtttacatgtaggcctacactatttgacgttgtcaacgtctgagccataccttacagtgtatgtccatgtccgcgagcgagcgaagcgagcgagcgcttgagaaaattatgcattcgatttcctacaagatagaatactgttcagctctgttacctgtctgaaggccggcgtacaaacgtcatgcaatatgccaaaattgatacaatcacatttctgcttcatccattttttttcttcaaaattcagggggggatgattgtacaggccatccccccctcctccatttcagggggggatatatcccccccatcccccccgggatttacgcccatgtaacggacatacaacgtttgttgctcgtatgtcgcggattgaCATCGTACACGGCGTAAAGgccccgtcacactacagcgtaatcagcgaatgcctagcggatgggcaaaatttggcaaagtccagATACGCTCAAATCCGCTCGAATTCGCAAGCAAAATGTGGCTTTCGAACGTTTGCCTAACGAAGGATAACCGTGTTGCGAGCGGATAAAGTAACGAATGAAAGCGAATGCGTACAGTCCATCCAACGGATGCTGAGCGGACAAAGCGAATGAGCAGCGAATGCCCAACATATGCAGAGCGATACTGCGGCGATCACGTGACGGATCTCGGCTGACTCACACTTCACCAAATCATtttgagcagtgacagtgtcaAGTAATAATAGTGACTGTGAAAATGGCCCCAAAAAGAAGGAAGCAGA
Above is a window of Diadema setosum chromosome 4, eeDiaSeto1, whole genome shotgun sequence DNA encoding:
- the LOC140227274 gene encoding NAD-dependent protein lipoamidase sirtuin-4, mitochondrial-like, whose product is MQSLYWSPKSQCLSAGIGITLHLVSSVPKRVRTILTTSLDGRIVKCCLHCNQTLQKRLISQSPWSQFVPKSQPVQRDSLEQLQTFVHHAQKLLVLTGAGISTESGIPDYRSDGVGLYARSGSRPIQYHDFIHSAARRQRYWARNFVGWPQFRSFRPNQSHMTLASWEEKGKLHWLVTQNVDALHTKAGSRKLTELHGCTHRIVCMNCKTLTSRDELQERMNAMNPAFHGDQKHNIAPDGDVLLPDELVANFRVPACTSCGGLLKPHLVFFGDNVDPEIKEFVFQKVDESDAVLVIGSSLEVYSGYRFVHTAWQSNKPIAIVNIGNTRADKLEPLKIEAKISEVLQNITVT